The Bubalus bubalis isolate 160015118507 breed Murrah chromosome 16, NDDB_SH_1, whole genome shotgun sequence genome window below encodes:
- the LOC102399479 gene encoding nicotinamide N-methyltransferase isoform X1 yields MGSKGLIQVSRPQRWWRPRAQERKEPDVYQENFEPTSYLEYYRMNQDPVGDEVLHFLLKHYNATFKPGGLEGKLLIDIGSGPTIYQFLSACESFQEIIATDYTDKNLQELEKWLKKMPGAFDWSPVVKYVCELEGNKDKWAEKEERVRRAVTRVLKCDVLKERPLEPAVLPPANGLISPLCLEAACPTPQACRDALRHLKTLLRPGGHLVLSGSFETTFFMVGDKRFPALPLNEKFLREALQETGFIIEKLEKVARAAETHLDNRTDYTGLFFLVAQRGD; encoded by the exons GAACGCAAGGAGCCTGATGTCTACCAGGAGAATTTTGAGCCCACATCCTACCTGGAATATTACAGGATGAACCAGGATCCCGTGGGTGATGAAGTCCTCCATTTCCTGCTAAAACACTACAACGCCACCTTTAAACCAG GTGGGCTGGAAGGGAAACTCCTGATTGACATCGGCTCTGGGCCCACCATCTACCAGTTCCTCTCTGCCTGTGAGTCTTTCCAAGAGATCATTGCCACTGACTACACAGACAAGAACCTCCAGGAGCTGGAGAAGTGGCTGAAGAAGATGCCAGGGGCGTTTGACTGGTCTCCAGTGGTGAAATACGTGTGTGAGCTTGAGGGGAACAA AGACAAGTGGGCCGAGAAGGAGGAGCGCGTAAGGAGAGCCGTCACCCGGGTGCTCAAGTGTGACGTCCTGAAAGAACGGCCCCTGGAGCCCGCGGTTCTGCCCCCCGCCAACGGCCTCATCTCCCCCCTGTGTCTCGAGGCTGCCTGCCCCACCCCGCAGGCCTGCCGGGATGCCCTGCGCCATCTCAAGACCCTGCTCCGGCCCGGGGGCCATCTGGTGCTGAGCGGGAGCTTCGAGACCACCTTCTTCATGGTGGGGGACAAGAGGTTCCCCGCTCTGCCCCTGAATGAGAAATTCCTGCGGGAGGCCCTGCAGGAGACCGGCTTCATCATCGAGAAGCTGGAGAAGGTCGCTCGGGCCGCTGAGACCCACTTGGATAACCGCACTGACTACACAGGGCTGttcttcctggtggcccagagagGGGACTAG
- the LOC102399479 gene encoding nicotinamide N-methyltransferase isoform X2: MRNLFPRWISPQRPERKEPDVYQENFEPTSYLEYYRMNQDPVGDEVLHFLLKHYNATFKPGGLEGKLLIDIGSGPTIYQFLSACESFQEIIATDYTDKNLQELEKWLKKMPGAFDWSPVVKYVCELEGNKDKWAEKEERVRRAVTRVLKCDVLKERPLEPAVLPPANGLISPLCLEAACPTPQACRDALRHLKTLLRPGGHLVLSGSFETTFFMVGDKRFPALPLNEKFLREALQETGFIIEKLEKVARAAETHLDNRTDYTGLFFLVAQRGD; the protein is encoded by the exons GAACGCAAGGAGCCTGATGTCTACCAGGAGAATTTTGAGCCCACATCCTACCTGGAATATTACAGGATGAACCAGGATCCCGTGGGTGATGAAGTCCTCCATTTCCTGCTAAAACACTACAACGCCACCTTTAAACCAG GTGGGCTGGAAGGGAAACTCCTGATTGACATCGGCTCTGGGCCCACCATCTACCAGTTCCTCTCTGCCTGTGAGTCTTTCCAAGAGATCATTGCCACTGACTACACAGACAAGAACCTCCAGGAGCTGGAGAAGTGGCTGAAGAAGATGCCAGGGGCGTTTGACTGGTCTCCAGTGGTGAAATACGTGTGTGAGCTTGAGGGGAACAA AGACAAGTGGGCCGAGAAGGAGGAGCGCGTAAGGAGAGCCGTCACCCGGGTGCTCAAGTGTGACGTCCTGAAAGAACGGCCCCTGGAGCCCGCGGTTCTGCCCCCCGCCAACGGCCTCATCTCCCCCCTGTGTCTCGAGGCTGCCTGCCCCACCCCGCAGGCCTGCCGGGATGCCCTGCGCCATCTCAAGACCCTGCTCCGGCCCGGGGGCCATCTGGTGCTGAGCGGGAGCTTCGAGACCACCTTCTTCATGGTGGGGGACAAGAGGTTCCCCGCTCTGCCCCTGAATGAGAAATTCCTGCGGGAGGCCCTGCAGGAGACCGGCTTCATCATCGAGAAGCTGGAGAAGGTCGCTCGGGCCGCTGAGACCCACTTGGATAACCGCACTGACTACACAGGGCTGttcttcctggtggcccagagagGGGACTAG